AACCATCAATTATCCTTCTTAGAAGCTAAACGTGGAGATCCTCACTTCGATCGATTTAATAATTGTCAATACTACCAGCAATATGATCATGGAAGTTGGAATAATACCAAATTTCAAATCCATTCGgtttttattatatgtgaaattacTCTTTTatagagaaaaaaaattgaaatatattttatatttctgaTTACAAACCGAACAAATAAGCAAATCATACATAGAAACATGCAGATAAAAAAAATGCGAAATTTAGAAGtaaaatattaaactaaataggaaaaggaaaagaaaaaataaatcgtACCAAGAAGTGATATGGGGTTTGGGAGAGAAGAGGATAAGAGCAGGGCATTTGTTTTGGGACCTGATCTGGTAACCTCTGAGTTGATCAACGAGCTTAGAACGAGTTATCATTTCTCGAAATCGGAGATATTTCTTCTCCGACCTCTGTAACCAAACACTCCTTGCTTCTCTCCCAAAAGAAACAAATAAGCTCTGTTTGGGTTTATTTTTCCTGCTTTACAGATGGTTTTGGAGACTTTCGTTGTGATTAATTATGTATGATAATTACAACTGATCGCATAGATGAGGTACCCAAGTCTGCATGCAAGTTTTGGGTTTACGTGTGAATTTTCGCTGATTTTGGTGCGGAGAGTTACCACAGCATTTGATTTGGGTACAAAAATCGACCCGGATTCAATATTTTTCTCCATTGGTATAAACCCGcaatatttcttttattattattattagcaaaATATATTAATCAGCCTTtaatttcattcttttttttaaaaataagacaGATCGCAACAGATTTCATTGATTCATAAATCCATAAATTGAAATTCACCTCAAAATGACAATTTGCTTAAAGTTATAGGTTGTTAAACAACTAGTTAATCAATAACCGATGCTACCTAACTCTACTTTGTAAGTCTACCGCGGGCATTTACAAAATCAGCTCCCTCGGGCATTCATATAATCCATGGTTCAATGAAAAAGAGAGCATTTCTTTAGAGCTATATTTCAGCTCGACCACAAAAAATCAAAAGAGGTAGTCAATGCACCATTTAACTATTCAGCGTTGAGAGCATGCCTCCAGTACCAGTAGGTAGCACAACCTCCCAACCAGGGCCTTTGAGGGGAACTGCATCAGCACTAGCCTGGGTCTTCTCTTTATCACTAGTATCAGCAATAAGGTCGCTGCGATCAAGAATCCTCTCAAGATCCTCATCACTGATATCTGTCTGAATCATCTTGTCCTCAGCAGTTTCTTCATCCCGGAGTAGTGCAAGTAGATCTTCCTGAAAGGTTTCTCAGAAAATCAGTCTGCATCTAACATGATAATCTTTCACAAGGATAATGGCATTGGTGAAAGATCCAAGAGCAGGTAGTGAGAGAAATGGATGGATGATAAATCAAACCTCAACAAGATCATTACTCTGCTTCCGTTCTTGGTGGAACTGCCCTTTCCCAATCACCACATGTTCTAACTTCAACTTACTATAAGCTCTTTTCAAAATGCGGCACTGTTAAAAACCACCTCTCAGTTTTTTCTCAATCTCGATAGACAGTAGAAAAACTTACCAAAAAGGTCCAAATATGGAAAAGAGAAACAGTGAATACCTCAACAGATTGTGCTGTTGCAAGTCTGTAAACATGAACAGGTTTGGTTTGTCCAATGCGATGACATCTATCCATGGCTTGCAAATCCATTTGTGGGTTCTGCAGTAGACAGTCAACATAACAAATTAGGCTTTAAATGCATTAACATTTCAGGAATTGCAGAACAAATAAACACGAGAAATAAGAACTGAATACCCAATCACTATCATAAAGTATACACGTATCAGCTGCAGTCAGGTTGATACCCAGACCTCCTGCCCTTGTGCTGAGAATAAATATCCTATAGTCACTGTTCACATCATTGAACTCCTGGATCTatttggaaaaagaaaaacaatacaAAGTTGCCAGTTAATAAATACAACTAATAAGAAATCCAAAACTGCAACATGTCCCATGAAGCACATACAGGCAGAGAACATAATTAAAAAAGACTAAAAGACTCACGGACTACTTTGGGGACATTTGTGAATATTTTGTTCTTATGAAAACCATACTACACAGATGAACTAATTTCTGAGCAAAACATGTATATTTGCTCTGATGTGGTTTCAATTTTAAgctgatttgaaagaattaaaacaaATTACAATGTATATACAGTACTCATGACTTCATCCATACCTGTCTTCTCCTTTCTTCTAATTTCACACTACCATCAATCCTACAAACATTAAATCCCTTTTCACTAAAATAGTAATCCATTATATCCAGAACCTTTGTCCACTGGCTAAAGATGAGAACCTGTTGATGAAAGGCAGGGAGAATGAGTAGACAGCTTTTAGCTTAAATCAACGAGAAAACATACAAACTAAGAGACTTATAACATACCTTGTGTTTACGCTCAAATAACCGAGTCAACAACCGTTCAAGCAATTGAAATTTCCCACACTGTTCGACAATCTGCTCTACAGGTGGATAAAAATCTTCACAAACAATAGAGCAGGATAAGTGAAACTGCCAAGTATTCTTTCAGATCaatctttaaaaaaatttcacGAGGGAAGTACATGATCCATCAAAGGCAGCTTCTAGGAGATCTGGATGGTTGCAATTCTTCCGAAGCTGAATCATCAAATTGTTAAGCTTCCCTTTCATACCACGCCCTGCAGCATTGCAATGTAAACTATCATACAAATTGCAACAGAATATAATGCAGAATGCTTATAATTAAGATTTTGTGTTTATCGATCAGCACAGTAGTAAAATTTCTGTATATCGATCTCTTAGTTCCTCtgccttttctttgttttcctcAAATTGAAATGTTAGTGGTGGTGCTTCTAAGATCAAAACTCAAAGCTGATCTAATATACCTGAGTCACCCCTATCTTGTAGATGTGATTCCAAAGTTTTATTAAGCAAATGATCTTGGAAATTCCTTTGGTACTCAGTCAGCGAAGCATATAATATGATCTCTTTTTTACGAGGGAGCATCTGTTCCACATCAGATTTCATTCTTCGAAGGAGAAAGGGGCGCAATATAGCATGGAGTTTAGCTACCACCTGCAAGTAAAAAAAAGGGCCAAGAATTGTAATTAACTTATAATTGTTGTTTCAGAGGTAGGGGAAGGAAAACAGTCAGAAAGGTGCATACTTGAGCCCTTCGTTTCTCTTCCATTTCTTCCTTTGACACCTCACCATTACTTTTTCCCGAAAAATCAAACCTAAACATTTAAACCATTCCATAAATGAAATAGCAGTAGAATAGAAACCCTAAAAAAGAACGTCATAACATCCCTGCCAGCAAATTTTAAGGACCTAAGAGGCCAAAAGAACTAGAGAAGAGGACCATGGTTTTCAAGATATGCACTCAGTTTAACATTAGAAATCAATATAGTAAGCTAAATGAGTAATTCTGGAAGAATAGCCCATGATTATGAATGTTACAGGGCAATTACTAGAAGTGGAACCTTGACAATGTAACTAGTAAGCTAATGTGTTAGTTCATACCATATTTTAAACTCAAGAGTTGACTAAGAAAAGATTAAACAACATACCATGACTCAAATTCTTCATGAGATTGAAAAATATCAGGcaaaatgaaatttaacaatGACCATAGCTCTGCCAAATTGTTCTGCAGAGGTGTTCCAGTTAAGAGGAGCTTATTGCCAGCACGTAAGTGTTTCAATTCTTTCACTAATTTGCATTGGAAGTTTTTCAATCTGTGCCCCTATAAGAAAAAGGATAACAGTTTGAATGGATCATTTGCGCATCCGCAAGTTTCAAGTTTTCACATATATAGAAGTAAAGCCAGAAGGGTTAGCCAGGCTATAGACAATCTGGGATAAAATACTACTAACCTCATCAACCACAACATATTTCCACTCATAATGCCTCAAAAATTTCTTTGCATCACTCATTGCCATCTCATAAGAAGTAACAACTATTGGAAAACTGGGGCCAATTACTTTAGGCATGTGCTTCCTACGAAGCTCATCCCTTTCTTTCTGAGTTCCATGATAAATAATGGCATTAATTGAGGGCGTAAACCTATTTAACAATAAGAgga
This window of the Gossypium arboreum isolate Shixiya-1 chromosome 12, ASM2569848v2, whole genome shotgun sequence genome carries:
- the LOC108476499 gene encoding ATP-dependent DNA helicase DDM1 isoform X1 yields the protein MRAENGKGNGVSAESPTSVLEDEEKCKEEITKLEEESVLDAKNGDTSLLSEAMVEEEEKLREARLKEEIKQGEPEESVHLNDTQFTRLDELLTQTQMYSEFLLEKMEDITFSVPKPEAAQTKRGRGSKRRAANQYNNRKVKRAVAAMLTRSKEGETENVEDKNLTEEEKNEKEQGELVPLLTGGKLKSYQLKGVKWLISLWQNGLNGILADQMGLGKTIQTIAFLAHLKGNGMDGPYLIIAPLSTLSNWMNEIARFTPSINAIIYHGTQKERDELRRKHMPKVIGPSFPIVVTSYEMAMSDAKKFLRHYEWKYVVVDEGHRLKNFQCKLVKELKHLRAGNKLLLTGTPLQNNLAELWSLLNFILPDIFQSHEEFESWFDFSGKSNGEVSKEEMEEKRRAQVVAKLHAILRPFLLRRMKSDVEQMLPRKKEIILYASLTEYQRNFQDHLLNKTLESHLQDRGDSGRGMKGKLNNLMIQLRKNCNHPDLLEAAFDGSYFYPPVEQIVEQCGKFQLLERLLTRLFERKHKVLIFSQWTKVLDIMDYYFSEKGFNVCRIDGSVKLEERRRQIQEFNDVNSDYRIFILSTRAGGLGINLTAADTCILYDSDWNPQMDLQAMDRCHRIGQTKPVHVYRLATAQSVECRILKRAYSKLKLEHVVIGKGQFHQERKQSNDLVEEDLLALLRDEETAEDKMIQTDISDEDLERILDRSDLIADTSDKEKTQASADAVPLKGPGWEVVLPTGTGGMLSTLNS
- the LOC108476499 gene encoding ATP-dependent DNA helicase DDM1 isoform X2, encoding MLTRSKEGETENVEDKNLTEEEKNEKEQGELVPLLTGGKLKSYQLKGVKWLISLWQNGLNGILADQMGLGKTIQTIAFLAHLKGNGMDGPYLIIAPLSTLSNWMNEIARFTPSINAIIYHGTQKERDELRRKHMPKVIGPSFPIVVTSYEMAMSDAKKFLRHYEWKYVVVDEGHRLKNFQCKLVKELKHLRAGNKLLLTGTPLQNNLAELWSLLNFILPDIFQSHEEFESWFDFSGKSNGEVSKEEMEEKRRAQVVAKLHAILRPFLLRRMKSDVEQMLPRKKEIILYASLTEYQRNFQDHLLNKTLESHLQDRGDSGRGMKGKLNNLMIQLRKNCNHPDLLEAAFDGSYFYPPVEQIVEQCGKFQLLERLLTRLFERKHKVLIFSQWTKVLDIMDYYFSEKGFNVCRIDGSVKLEERRRQIQEFNDVNSDYRIFILSTRAGGLGINLTAADTCILYDSDWNPQMDLQAMDRCHRIGQTKPVHVYRLATAQSVECRILKRAYSKLKLEHVVIGKGQFHQERKQSNDLVEEDLLALLRDEETAEDKMIQTDISDEDLERILDRSDLIADTSDKEKTQASADAVPLKGPGWEVVLPTGTGGMLSTLNS